The DNA window GCTGTATTTTTATAAGTTAAGGACAAACCACACACTCTAATGTAatctattattttcttaattgaaAGTATAAttcttatgaaaaaaaataaaaatactaataataatcaGAAATAGAGTAACATTTAAATGTATCCTTGTCTTCAAAGCATGATTCTCTTATGCCAGTTCTCAGCATCTATGAATTGGAGCTTCACAAAAAAGGGGATGAAATATGAGATTTCCTCTCTTTTGATCATTAACATCCAAGTCcataacctttttttttcaaataatccgaaACCTCTTGTTCTTGCTCTCGAATCGGACTTCATGAATTACTTCTTGACCGTGAATTCTCTCTACAACGACCTGCTCGGTTCTTGTCTTTTTTGATGCCACTTGTCAATAATCCATCTGCTAAAGCTTCCAAAACCTTTACTGTCGGAGGCCGATACCTAGTACTCTGCCTCCGACCATTAACATTAATAGTCTGTTCCTCCTGTGGACTCGGCTGGGCAACAGTTTCCATCATGAAGATGTCACATGGTTCGAACCCGGGTGGCAGTAGAGGATAGTTAAGGTCAATCAATTCACGCGGTTCAGATTGATTATACGATTGGTCCACATTAAAACTGGAATCCAAAACATTTCCTTCTGTGGCTTCTTTCTGAGAAACCTGTCTCCTCTTGTGTTTCTTGATGGCAACCGAACTATTCGAAGAATTGTTAAGAATAATATCATCTGTAGAAGAGTTTGAATCTTCAGATGAAGGACTAGGAGAATCAGTGATAACATTAATGGATTCATCTGACAACATTCTCAACTGTCTTGTACTAAACGGTTTTCCATCGCTAGTATGACTAGTGTCGACGACAGTGAACTTCAACAAATCCCCGTTTTGATTTGAAGTTCGAGGCTGAAGATAACTCTGACGTTGATGATCACTCGAATTGTCAGGCTCCAGTTTCTTGTCATTTTCGTTGCTTTCATCCGCCTCGAGTTCAATAAGGGTAGGTTCAGAGGCAACTTTGTGTAAGACATCAGTAATTGAATCGAAATAATGGTCGTCTTTTACGAGTCTTCTTCTCGAAAACTTTGTATAACCGGGGACTAGAAAGACCAAAGGTTGTTTCGAAACAGCAGCATAACATTTTGGCTGCTCTGAATGCCAGCCTCGTGCAAGCAAACGAGGCCAAATTGCCTCCCAGAATAGATCATTCGATCTCGCTTTGCTTAACCGAATATCACCAGTTAGAAGCTTGACGATCTCAGATGTGGTAAGAGAGGAACACGCTTTGCCAACTGAATTATTAGCTTTTGGAGGCTCTGATATCATTCCAGTTAGATCTTGCTTACCTTTCCCTATCGAAATTGCTTCTACAAAATTCTTCATTCCCACTATAGCTTTTATAGTAAAGACGAATTCATCCAACCGCATTTTCCCTTCCTCGAATAAATCAGAAACCTGTTAATTTGTTCACAAAATCTG is part of the Impatiens glandulifera chromosome 1, dImpGla2.1, whole genome shotgun sequence genome and encodes:
- the LOC124920832 gene encoding uncharacterized protein LOC124920832 — translated: MEMETNCADNQASETSTALEEDSSVLFGDQEMFPRVGDEYQAEILKGIQSTANDTPIEVLIGLPITVMWVEIEDKHSSSSTKGETGRKDCYLVPGSKEEGWSEIEEAGLLLGLYIFGKDFVKLKVFLTCKTMGSILSFYYGKFYKSDGYRRWSDCRKTKSRKIVLGQKIFSGFRLQELLSRLSLHASEERRNALSKVSDLFEEGKMRLDEFVFTIKAIVGMKNFVEAISIGKGKQDLTGMISEPPKANNSVGKACSSLTTSEIVKLLTGDIRLSKARSNDLFWEAIWPRLLARGWHSEQPKCYAAVSKQPLVFLVPGYTKFSRRRLVKDDHYFDSITDVLHKVASEPTLIELEADESNENDKKLEPDNSSDHQRQSYLQPRTSNQNGDLLKFTVVDTSHTSDGKPFSTRQLRMLSDESINVITDSPSPSSEDSNSSTDDIILNNSSNSSVAIKKHKRRQVSQKEATEGNVLDSSFNVDQSYNQSEPRELIDLNYPLLPPGFEPCDIFMMETVAQPSPQEEQTINVNGRRQSTRYRPPTVKVLEALADGLLTSGIKKDKNRAGRCRENSRSRSNS